A stretch of Bradyrhizobium sp. CCBAU 53338 DNA encodes these proteins:
- a CDS encoding OmpA family protein, producing the protein MTNLRFVLLATTALTAMQFASSASHAQSAPPLVVAQAQPEKGPDGKPKQPPKEAPKGPPPAARPATPPPPAAPKAPSAPPPAAAPPHPPAAPPPAAAPSRPTPPPPPAAPPAARQAPPPPPAAPKAPTPPPAPQQHVPPPAAAPQQHAPTPPPPPPAAARPAAPPPPPPATTTPPSAAPAVRPAPTATPAPTTPPAPAVRPATPPPPTATPAPSATPAPGTRPPGRPGAPPAAGPAPGATPAPTATPAPGGAVTPPPGRQGGTPPAGAPAAGTPPAAPQAGAVPRPPAPPPGVAAPTVVPATPAAAPPPNKVQYAPPTVAPAFRAAPTVAAPLPPPPRPPQRDLTPLAIGAGVVAGAVIGATIADLHKERHEVVEGGRTVYTEPDRIIIRDPGGQAYVRGNDLYRFRYGARDIRTETVGGETRTVVIRPDGTEIITVVGPDGSLMRRIRRDARGREIVIIDNTYRDPRAVGGFYVDVPPPVVSIPYDRYIVDAQEASPQVIYDTMRAPPVQRIDRRYSLDEIRYSPNVRMQMPSVDVNTINFATGSWTIPPDQAARLQVIADGINQAIQANPQEVFLIEGHTDAVGNDVDNLSLSDRRAQAAAELLTQQFGVPAENLTSQGYGEQYLKEQTQGPSLINRRVTVRRITPLLNGGQANAAPPPRQ; encoded by the coding sequence ATGACCAATCTTCGCTTCGTGCTGCTTGCCACGACGGCTCTGACCGCGATGCAATTCGCAAGCTCCGCATCGCACGCGCAAAGCGCGCCGCCGCTCGTGGTCGCGCAGGCCCAGCCCGAGAAGGGCCCTGACGGAAAACCGAAGCAGCCTCCGAAGGAGGCGCCGAAGGGACCGCCGCCCGCGGCGCGCCCGGCGACGCCGCCTCCGCCTGCTGCGCCCAAGGCACCAAGCGCCCCGCCGCCCGCGGCTGCACCCCCGCATCCGCCCGCTGCACCCCCGCCGGCCGCAGCGCCGTCGCGCCCGACACCGCCGCCCCCGCCGGCTGCGCCGCCCGCGGCCCGTCAGGCGCCTCCGCCGCCGCCTGCTGCACCGAAGGCCCCAACGCCGCCTCCGGCCCCGCAGCAGCATGTACCGCCTCCGGCAGCGGCTCCGCAGCAGCATGCGCCGACCCCACCACCGCCTCCGCCCGCGGCAGCGCGTCCGGCTGCCCCGCCGCCACCTCCGCCTGCTACAACCACGCCGCCGTCCGCGGCCCCTGCAGTGCGGCCTGCGCCAACCGCAACGCCAGCCCCGACGACGCCTCCGGCGCCCGCCGTTCGTCCGGCGACGCCTCCGCCCCCGACAGCCACACCCGCGCCGTCGGCAACGCCGGCACCTGGCACCAGGCCTCCGGGACGTCCCGGCGCACCGCCGGCCGCGGGACCGGCTCCGGGCGCAACCCCTGCTCCGACGGCAACGCCCGCGCCCGGCGGCGCGGTGACACCGCCTCCCGGACGCCAGGGTGGAACGCCGCCAGCCGGCGCGCCCGCTGCCGGTACACCGCCCGCGGCACCGCAGGCAGGCGCCGTGCCGCGTCCCCCGGCGCCTCCGCCCGGCGTCGCGGCGCCGACTGTCGTGCCGGCCACGCCGGCCGCAGCTCCGCCGCCCAACAAGGTTCAGTACGCGCCGCCGACGGTTGCGCCGGCGTTCCGCGCCGCGCCGACGGTCGCAGCACCGCTGCCGCCGCCGCCGCGTCCGCCGCAGCGTGACCTGACGCCGCTCGCGATCGGCGCGGGCGTGGTGGCCGGCGCCGTGATCGGCGCCACCATCGCGGACCTGCACAAGGAGCGGCACGAGGTCGTGGAAGGCGGCCGCACCGTCTACACCGAGCCGGACCGCATCATCATCCGTGATCCCGGCGGGCAGGCCTATGTCCGCGGCAACGATCTCTATCGCTTCCGCTATGGCGCCCGCGACATCCGCACCGAGACGGTCGGCGGCGAAACCCGCACGGTCGTGATCCGTCCTGACGGAACCGAGATCATCACGGTGGTCGGTCCGGACGGAAGCTTGATGCGACGTATCCGCAGGGATGCGCGTGGCCGCGAGATCGTGATCATCGACAACACCTATCGCGATCCGCGCGCGGTCGGCGGCTTCTATGTCGATGTCCCGCCGCCGGTGGTCAGCATCCCCTACGATCGCTACATCGTCGACGCCCAGGAGGCGTCGCCGCAGGTGATCTACGACACGATGCGGGCGCCGCCGGTGCAGCGAATCGATCGGCGCTACTCGCTCGACGAGATCCGCTACAGCCCCAATGTTCGCATGCAGATGCCGAGCGTCGACGTCAACACGATCAACTTCGCGACGGGATCGTGGACCATTCCGCCGGACCAGGCGGCGCGGTTGCAGGTGATCGCCGACGGCATCAACCAGGCGATCCAGGCCAATCCGCAGGAGGTGTTCCTGATCGAGGGCCACACCGACGCGGTCGGCAACGACGTCGACAATCTGTCGCTGTCGGACCGCCGGGCGCAGGCCGCGGCCGAATTGCTGACCCAGCAGTTCGGCGTGCCCGCGGAGAATCTGACGTCGCAGGGCTATGGCGAGCAGTACCTGAAGGAGCAGACGCAAGGACCGAGCCTGATCAACCGGCGCGTCACCGTCCGCCGCATCACCCCGCTGCTCAACGGCGGCCAGGCCAACGCGGCACCGCCACCGCGCCAGTAA
- a CDS encoding VOC family protein yields MIDHLGLSVSDYEAAKTFYARALAPLDYSLIMEVTEEQTGHAAAAGFGADGKPDFWIDGKGAMNKPVHVAILAKDRATVDAFYEAAMAAGGRDNGPPGIRPHYHANYYGAFVLDPDGHNIEAVCHAPE; encoded by the coding sequence ATGATCGATCATTTGGGCTTGTCGGTTTCCGACTACGAGGCCGCGAAGACGTTCTACGCCAGGGCGCTGGCGCCGCTCGATTACAGCCTGATCATGGAAGTGACGGAAGAGCAGACCGGCCATGCCGCAGCCGCCGGCTTCGGCGCCGACGGCAAGCCGGATTTCTGGATCGACGGCAAGGGCGCGATGAACAAGCCGGTGCATGTCGCGATCCTGGCGAAGGACCGCGCGACGGTCGATGCGTTCTACGAGGCTGCGATGGCCGCCGGTGGCCGCGACAACGGGCCGCCCGGCATCCGCCCGCATTATCACGCGAACTATTACGGCGCCTTCGTGCTGGACCCCGACGGCCACAACATCGAGGCGGTCTGTCACGCGCCCGAATAG
- a CDS encoding FkbM family methyltransferase codes for MHAPLATRTACLTPDTTLSTAPFGTYAPNAAQAAIISLAQRSGLKRGAFRPWMSRLVNLLRVGPVDVQYQGASFRFYHQGSATERGALFNPDYNIDELDFLRRHTPAGGTFVDVGANVGTFALVMARQVGPSGKVVAIEPHPLTFGRLSFNHAASKATQVRLVQAAAGDADGELMIESGGGNLGATHVVTGAASAEAIKVPSLRLTRILEDAGVRKVDSLKIDVEGFEDRVLIGFFRDAPPSLWPRAVVIEHLSQNEWQQDCIADMVTRGFAIARKTRSNTFLSR; via the coding sequence ATGCATGCGCCACTTGCAACGAGGACCGCCTGCTTGACGCCCGACACCACTCTTTCGACCGCGCCGTTCGGCACGTATGCGCCGAACGCAGCGCAGGCCGCGATCATCAGCCTCGCGCAACGATCGGGACTGAAGCGCGGCGCGTTCCGGCCGTGGATGTCGCGGCTGGTCAATCTGCTGCGCGTCGGCCCGGTCGACGTGCAATATCAGGGCGCCTCGTTCCGCTTCTATCATCAGGGCAGCGCGACCGAACGCGGCGCGCTGTTCAACCCCGACTACAACATCGACGAGCTCGACTTCCTGCGCCGGCACACGCCGGCCGGCGGGACGTTCGTCGACGTCGGCGCCAATGTCGGCACGTTTGCGCTGGTGATGGCGCGGCAGGTCGGACCATCAGGCAAAGTGGTCGCAATCGAGCCGCATCCCCTCACCTTTGGCCGGCTCTCGTTCAACCATGCCGCGTCGAAGGCAACGCAGGTGCGCCTGGTGCAGGCCGCCGCGGGCGATGCCGACGGCGAGTTGATGATCGAGAGCGGCGGCGGCAATCTCGGCGCCACGCATGTCGTCACCGGCGCCGCCAGCGCCGAGGCCATCAAGGTGCCGTCGCTGCGGCTCACGCGCATTCTGGAAGATGCCGGCGTCCGCAAGGTCGATTCGCTCAAGATCGACGTCGAGGGTTTTGAGGACCGCGTGCTGATCGGATTCTTCCGCGACGCGCCACCGTCGCTGTGGCCGCGTGCGGTGGTGATCGAGCATCTGTCACAAAACGAATGGCAGCAGGATTGTATCGCTGACATGGTCACGCGCGGCTTTGCGATCGCGCGCAAGACGAGAAGCAACACGTTCCTGTCACGCTGA
- a CDS encoding ABC transporter ATP-binding protein/permease, translating into MEKPAAKREGARKPPIVDIKGEDGEDVAAPPPEVLEPDPELTPEEVERARKDYLLTRFWISARGFWSRKGDRLAWPFSIGLVVLIVLTVGFQYGINVWNRAIFDAIEKRDATTVFHLTAVFFPLAIGSIVLGVAQVFARMSIQRRWRAWLTNSVLTRWLANGRYYQLNLVGGDHKNPEYRIAEDLRVATDSPVDFLAGVTSALLSAATFIVVLWTIGGALTVTLGGSTITIPGFLVIAAMLYAAIASGSILVIGRQFVQVSEDKNQAEAEFRYTLTRVRENGESIALLGGEDEERGGIDRNFTSVLGQWARLAGQHMRTTLVSQGSSLVAPVVPLLLCAPKFLDGSMSLGQVMQAASAFTIVQSAFGWLVDNYPRLADWNACARRIASLMMSLDGLERAEQGDGLGRIKRGETGNQTMMLELNDLSVTLDDGTAVVGETEVAIEPGERLLVAGESGTGKSTLVRAIAGLWPWGGGNVNFHPDRRLFMLPQRPYVPSGSLRRAVAYPGAAENWSEAEIGEALDKVGLDHLKEKIEEEGPWDQTLSGGEKQRLAFARLLLHNPDIVVLDEATSALDEKSQDKMMQMVTDELPKATIVSVAHRVELEAFHSRKIVLERHKGGAKLVSDIDLIPRKGKRKLLGRFLRQRKPAAKKAA; encoded by the coding sequence ATGGAAAAACCAGCCGCAAAGCGCGAAGGGGCCAGGAAGCCGCCCATCGTCGACATCAAGGGCGAGGACGGCGAGGACGTTGCCGCGCCGCCGCCCGAAGTGCTCGAACCCGATCCCGAGCTGACGCCTGAAGAGGTCGAGCGGGCGCGCAAGGATTATCTGCTGACGCGATTCTGGATCAGCGCGCGCGGCTTCTGGAGCCGCAAGGGCGACCGTCTCGCCTGGCCGTTCTCGATCGGCCTCGTCGTGCTGATCGTCCTCACCGTCGGCTTCCAATACGGCATCAATGTCTGGAATCGCGCGATCTTCGACGCCATCGAGAAGCGCGACGCAACCACCGTCTTCCATCTCACGGCCGTGTTCTTCCCGCTCGCGATCGGCAGCATCGTGCTCGGTGTCGCGCAGGTGTTTGCGCGGATGAGCATCCAGCGGCGCTGGCGCGCCTGGCTCACCAACAGCGTGCTGACGCGCTGGCTCGCCAACGGGCGCTACTACCAGCTCAACCTCGTCGGAGGCGATCACAAGAATCCGGAATACCGGATCGCCGAGGATCTGCGCGTCGCAACGGATTCGCCGGTCGACTTTCTCGCCGGCGTCACCTCGGCGCTGCTGTCGGCCGCGACCTTCATCGTGGTGCTCTGGACCATCGGCGGCGCGCTCACCGTGACGCTGGGCGGATCGACGATCACCATTCCCGGCTTTCTCGTGATTGCCGCAATGCTCTACGCGGCGATCGCCTCCGGCTCGATCCTGGTGATCGGCCGTCAATTCGTGCAGGTCTCCGAGGACAAGAACCAGGCGGAAGCCGAATTCCGCTACACGCTGACCCGCGTGCGCGAGAATGGCGAGAGCATTGCGCTGCTCGGCGGCGAGGACGAAGAACGCGGCGGCATCGACCGCAATTTTACCAGTGTCCTCGGACAATGGGCGCGGCTCGCCGGCCAGCACATGCGCACGACGCTGGTGTCGCAGGGCTCGAGCCTCGTTGCTCCCGTCGTGCCGCTGCTGCTCTGCGCGCCAAAATTCCTCGACGGCAGCATGAGCCTCGGACAGGTGATGCAGGCGGCGTCCGCCTTCACCATCGTGCAGAGCGCGTTCGGCTGGCTGGTCGACAACTATCCGCGGCTCGCGGACTGGAACGCCTGTGCCCGCCGCATCGCGTCGCTGATGATGTCGCTGGACGGCCTCGAACGCGCCGAGCAGGGCGACGGCCTCGGCCGCATCAAGCGCGGCGAGACCGGCAACCAGACGATGATGCTGGAGCTGAACGACCTCTCCGTCACGCTCGACGACGGCACCGCGGTGGTCGGGGAGACCGAAGTGGCGATCGAGCCCGGCGAGCGGCTGCTGGTCGCCGGCGAATCCGGCACCGGCAAGAGCACGCTGGTGCGCGCGATCGCGGGCCTCTGGCCATGGGGCGGCGGCAACGTCAATTTCCATCCCGACCGCCGGCTGTTCATGCTGCCGCAACGACCCTATGTGCCCTCGGGCTCGCTGCGGCGTGCCGTGGCCTATCCCGGCGCAGCCGAGAACTGGAGCGAGGCGGAGATCGGCGAGGCCCTGGACAAGGTCGGCCTCGATCACCTCAAGGAGAAGATCGAGGAGGAGGGGCCGTGGGACCAGACGCTCTCCGGCGGCGAGAAGCAGCGCCTCGCCTTCGCGCGGCTTCTGTTGCACAACCCCGATATCGTCGTGCTGGACGAAGCGACCTCGGCTCTCGACGAGAAGAGCCAGGACAAGATGATGCAGATGGTCACCGACGAGCTGCCGAAGGCGACCATCGTCAGCGTCGCACATCGTGTCGAGCTGGAAGCCTTCCACAGCCGCAAGATCGTGCTGGAGCGCCACAAGGGCGGCGCCAAGCTCGTCAGCGACATCGACCTGATCCCGCGCAAGGGCAAGCGCAAGCTGCTCGGCCGCTTCCTGCGCCAGCGCAAGCCGGCGGCGAAAAAGGCGGCGTGA
- a CDS encoding hybrid sensor histidine kinase/response regulator — translation MQGAQRNSLRLLQWMMVASLALPVALFAIASTISYNSTLQTADREIERTLDVAHEHALKVFETIDRSLAELNEVVRDLPDDAIRSREGALHKRLKQLTDALPQLKSAWIFDASGKSLVNSLASPPPELSFADRDYFYAHVDQSIGTFIGASLTPRPPYQGARFFSMSRRRESEDGSFTGVIQASVLPEYFENFYARIGTEPGSFFAMGRADGTLLAHFPRLDRDVRLDPNGPVGRAIAAHPNHWLMTIAWPTDGIERRIGYRRVAEYPIYVSAGLETSAIRARWLATMSQHLVFGVPATALLFVLLAFAFRRTQHLQIEAARRREAEEALKHSQRLEALGQLTGGVAHDFNNLLTVIRASVDLLNRPQLSEERRQRYITAIAEAVARAAKLTSQLLAFARRQTLKPEVFDVGDRMQSLRDMLATLLGPAIEIVMQLPGEPCLVNADAGQFETAMINMATNARDAMQGKGRIVLTVHPATTVPDTLAHLSDGHGFVCVAVSDTGIGIPAAQLGRIFEPFFTTKQVGQGTGLGLSQVFGFARQSGGEVTVISEVGQGSTFSLYLPRVPAALLPRSQAPTTAPAVAGSGMSVLVVEDNIELGNFAADGLTELGYSVTLVDNATDALAELVGDSDRFDVVFSDVVMPGMTGLDLAQAIRERGIGVPVVLTTGYSHALSQDGVTGFELVQKPYSIEELSRVLHKAARLKRVRDGAAE, via the coding sequence GTGCAGGGCGCACAACGCAATTCGCTGAGACTGTTGCAGTGGATGATGGTTGCATCCCTGGCGCTGCCGGTCGCGCTGTTCGCCATTGCTTCCACGATTTCCTACAATTCGACGCTTCAGACCGCCGACCGTGAGATCGAGCGGACGCTCGATGTCGCGCATGAGCACGCGCTCAAGGTGTTCGAGACCATCGACCGGAGCCTGGCCGAGCTCAACGAGGTCGTGCGCGACCTGCCAGACGACGCCATCCGGTCACGGGAAGGCGCGCTGCACAAGCGCCTGAAGCAGCTCACCGACGCACTGCCGCAGCTGAAATCGGCCTGGATTTTCGATGCGAGCGGAAAGTCGCTGGTAAACAGCCTGGCCTCGCCGCCGCCGGAGCTGAGCTTTGCCGACCGCGATTATTTCTATGCCCATGTCGACCAGAGCATCGGCACCTTCATCGGCGCCTCGCTGACGCCGCGCCCGCCCTATCAGGGCGCGCGGTTCTTCAGCATGAGCCGCCGCCGCGAATCCGAGGACGGCAGCTTCACCGGCGTGATCCAGGCGTCGGTCCTGCCGGAATATTTCGAGAACTTCTACGCCAGGATCGGCACTGAACCCGGCAGCTTCTTCGCGATGGGACGCGCCGACGGCACGTTGCTGGCACATTTCCCGCGGCTCGATCGCGACGTCCGGCTCGATCCGAACGGCCCGGTCGGCCGGGCCATCGCAGCCCATCCCAATCATTGGCTGATGACCATCGCCTGGCCAACGGACGGGATCGAACGGCGCATCGGCTACCGGCGCGTCGCCGAATATCCGATCTATGTCAGCGCCGGCCTCGAGACCTCCGCGATCCGCGCGCGCTGGCTCGCCACCATGAGCCAGCACCTGGTGTTCGGCGTGCCCGCCACCGCGCTGCTGTTCGTCCTTCTGGCCTTCGCTTTCCGGCGCACCCAGCATCTCCAGATCGAAGCGGCAAGGCGGCGCGAGGCCGAGGAGGCGCTCAAGCATAGTCAACGGCTGGAGGCGCTGGGCCAGCTCACCGGCGGCGTCGCGCATGATTTCAACAACCTCCTGACCGTGATCCGCGCCTCCGTCGACCTCCTGAACCGCCCGCAACTGAGCGAGGAGCGGCGGCAGCGCTACATCACGGCGATCGCGGAAGCGGTCGCACGCGCGGCCAAGCTGACCTCGCAGCTGCTCGCCTTTGCGCGGCGCCAGACCTTGAAGCCCGAAGTGTTCGACGTCGGCGATCGCATGCAGTCGCTGCGCGACATGCTCGCCACACTGCTTGGACCTGCGATCGAGATCGTCATGCAGCTGCCGGGCGAGCCCTGCCTCGTCAACGCCGACGCCGGGCAGTTCGAGACCGCGATGATCAACATGGCGACCAATGCGCGCGACGCCATGCAGGGCAAGGGCCGAATCGTCTTGACGGTGCACCCGGCGACCACCGTTCCTGATACGCTCGCGCATCTCTCGGACGGCCACGGCTTCGTCTGCGTCGCCGTCAGCGACACCGGTATCGGCATTCCCGCCGCCCAGTTGGGCCGCATCTTCGAGCCGTTCTTCACCACCAAGCAGGTCGGTCAGGGCACCGGCCTCGGCCTGTCGCAGGTGTTCGGCTTCGCCCGGCAATCCGGCGGCGAGGTGACCGTGATCAGCGAAGTCGGCCAGGGCAGCACCTTCTCGCTCTACCTGCCGCGCGTGCCGGCAGCTCTCCTGCCCCGAAGCCAGGCGCCGACCACCGCCCCTGCCGTCGCCGGCAGCGGTATGTCGGTGCTGGTCGTCGAGGACAATATCGAGCTCGGCAATTTCGCCGCCGACGGGCTGACCGAGCTCGGCTACAGCGTCACGCTCGTCGACAACGCCACCGACGCGCTCGCCGAACTGGTCGGCGATTCCGATCGGTTCGACGTCGTGTTCTCCGACGTCGTGATGCCCGGAATGACCGGGCTCGATCTGGCGCAGGCGATCCGCGAGCGCGGCATCGGCGTACCTGTCGTTCTGACCACGGGCTACAGCCACGCTTTGTCCCAGGACGGCGTCACCGGCTTCGAGCTCGTGCAAAAGCCCTATTCGATCGAGGAGCTGTCGCGAGTCCTGCACAAGGCCGCGCGGCTGAAACGGGTTCGCGACGGCGCCGCCGAGTGA
- a CDS encoding succinate dehydrogenase iron-sulfur subunit, with protein sequence MVEFALPKNSKITGGKTWPKPTGATETREFRVYRWNPDDGKNPSVDTYYVDVNDCGPMVLDGLIWIKNHIDPSLTFRRSCREGVCGSCAMNIDGQNTLACTRSMHDVKDGAVKINPLPHQPVVKDLVPDLTNFYAQYASVEPWLKTTSPTPQKEWRQTHEDREKLDGLYECILCACCSTSCPSYWWNSDRYLGPAALLQANRWVSDSRDEATGERLDNLEDPFRLYRCHTIMNCAKACPKGLNPAEAIAELKLKMVERQI encoded by the coding sequence ATGGTTGAATTCGCACTTCCGAAGAACTCGAAAATCACCGGCGGCAAGACCTGGCCGAAGCCCACGGGCGCGACCGAGACGCGCGAGTTTCGCGTCTACCGCTGGAATCCCGACGACGGCAAGAATCCGAGCGTCGACACCTACTACGTCGACGTCAACGATTGCGGCCCGATGGTGCTGGACGGCCTGATCTGGATCAAGAACCACATCGACCCGTCGCTGACCTTCCGCCGCTCCTGCCGCGAAGGCGTCTGCGGCTCCTGCGCCATGAACATCGACGGCCAGAACACGCTGGCCTGCACCCGCTCGATGCACGACGTGAAGGACGGCGCGGTGAAGATCAACCCGCTGCCGCACCAGCCGGTCGTGAAGGACCTGGTCCCCGACCTGACCAATTTCTACGCGCAGTACGCCTCGGTCGAGCCGTGGCTGAAGACGACCTCGCCGACGCCGCAGAAGGAATGGCGCCAGACCCACGAGGACCGCGAGAAGCTCGACGGCCTCTACGAGTGCATCCTGTGCGCCTGCTGCTCGACCTCGTGCCCGAGCTATTGGTGGAACAGCGACCGCTATCTCGGCCCCGCCGCGCTGCTCCAGGCCAACCGCTGGGTGTCTGATTCGCGCGACGAGGCCACCGGCGAGCGGCTCGACAATCTCGAGGATCCGTTCCGGCTCTACCGCTGCCACACCATCATGAACTGCGCCAAGGCCTGCCCGAAGGGCCTGAACCCGGCCGAGGCCATCGCCGAGCTCAAGCTCAAGATGGTCGAGCGCCAGATCTAG
- the sdhA gene encoding succinate dehydrogenase flavoprotein subunit: MAAETNGKGNSAPATNGKAYPIEDHTYDVVVVGAGGAGLRAVVGCSEAGLKTACITKVFPTRSHTVAAQGGISASLGNMHKDDWRWHMYDTVKGSDWLGDQDAIEYMVRNAPDAVYELEHWGVPFSRTEDGKIYQRPFGGMTMDYGKGQAQRTCAAADRTGHAMLHTMYGQSLRHAAEFFIEFFAIDLIMDDQGTCRGVIALKLDDGTLHRFRAQTVILATGGYGRAYASCTSAHTCTGDGGGMVLRAGLPMQDMEFVQFHPTGIYGSGCLVTEGARGEGGYLVNAEGERFMERYAPSAKDLASRDVVSRAMTIEIREGRGVGKKKDHIFLHLDHLDPAVLAERLPGISESAKIFANVDVTREPIPIVPTVHYNMGGIPTNYHGEVLTKKDGDDNAIIPGLMAIGEAACVSVHGANRLGSNSLIDLVVFGRAAALRLAEKLTPNAKQPELPANSSDLALGRLDHYRYASGGTPTAKLREGMQHVMQNNCAVFRTGEVLSEGQNLIEKVHSGITDIAVSDRSLVWNSDLVETLEFDNLISQAVVTMNSAANRTESRGAHAREDFSERDDKNWMKHTLAWLDSSGKVRIEYRPVHDYTMTNDVQYIPPKARVY; the protein is encoded by the coding sequence ATGGCCGCTGAGACGAATGGCAAGGGCAACAGCGCTCCCGCCACCAACGGCAAAGCCTATCCGATCGAAGACCACACCTATGACGTCGTCGTGGTCGGCGCCGGCGGCGCGGGCTTGCGCGCCGTGGTCGGTTGCAGCGAGGCCGGCCTGAAGACGGCCTGCATCACCAAGGTGTTTCCGACCCGCTCGCACACGGTCGCGGCGCAGGGCGGCATCTCCGCCTCGCTCGGCAACATGCACAAGGACGACTGGCGCTGGCACATGTACGACACCGTGAAGGGGTCGGACTGGCTCGGCGACCAGGACGCGATCGAATACATGGTGCGCAACGCGCCCGACGCGGTCTACGAGCTCGAGCATTGGGGCGTTCCGTTCTCCCGCACCGAGGACGGCAAGATCTACCAGCGCCCGTTCGGCGGCATGACCATGGACTACGGCAAGGGCCAGGCACAGCGCACCTGCGCCGCCGCCGACCGCACCGGTCACGCCATGCTGCACACGATGTACGGCCAGTCGCTGCGCCACGCGGCCGAGTTCTTCATCGAGTTCTTCGCCATCGACCTGATCATGGACGACCAGGGCACCTGCCGCGGCGTCATCGCGCTCAAGCTCGACGACGGCACCCTGCACCGCTTCCGTGCCCAGACCGTGATCCTCGCGACCGGCGGCTACGGCCGCGCGTATGCCTCCTGCACCTCCGCGCACACCTGCACCGGAGACGGCGGCGGCATGGTGCTGCGCGCCGGCCTGCCGATGCAGGACATGGAGTTCGTGCAGTTCCACCCGACCGGCATCTACGGTTCGGGCTGTCTCGTCACAGAAGGCGCGCGCGGCGAAGGCGGCTATCTCGTCAACGCCGAAGGCGAGCGCTTCATGGAGCGCTATGCGCCGTCCGCGAAGGATCTCGCCTCGCGCGACGTCGTCTCGCGCGCGATGACCATCGAGATCCGCGAAGGACGCGGCGTCGGCAAGAAGAAGGACCACATCTTCCTTCACCTCGACCATCTCGATCCCGCAGTGCTCGCCGAGCGCCTGCCGGGCATCTCCGAATCCGCAAAGATCTTCGCCAATGTCGACGTGACGCGCGAGCCGATCCCGATCGTGCCGACCGTGCATTACAACATGGGCGGCATCCCGACGAACTATCACGGCGAAGTTCTGACCAAGAAGGACGGCGACGATAACGCCATCATCCCCGGCCTGATGGCGATCGGCGAAGCCGCCTGCGTCTCCGTGCACGGCGCCAACCGCCTCGGCTCCAACTCGCTGATCGACCTCGTCGTGTTCGGCCGCGCCGCGGCGCTCCGTCTCGCCGAGAAGCTGACGCCGAACGCCAAGCAGCCCGAGCTGCCGGCGAATTCGTCGGACCTCGCGCTCGGCCGCCTCGACCATTATCGCTACGCCTCGGGCGGCACGCCGACCGCGAAGCTGCGCGAAGGCATGCAGCACGTGATGCAGAACAACTGCGCCGTGTTCCGCACCGGAGAGGTGCTGAGCGAAGGCCAGAACCTGATCGAGAAGGTCCACAGCGGCATCACCGACATCGCCGTGTCCGACCGTTCGCTGGTGTGGAATTCGGACCTCGTCGAGACGCTCGAGTTCGACAATTTGATCTCGCAGGCGGTGGTGACGATGAACTCCGCCGCCAACCGCACCGAGAGCCGCGGCGCGCATGCGCGCGAGGACTTCTCGGAGCGCGACGACAAGAACTGGATGAAGCACACGCTGGCCTGGCTGGACTCGTCCGGCAAGGTCAGGATCGAGTACCGCCCGGTTCACGACTACACCATGACCAACGACGTGCAGTACATTCCGCCGAAAGCGCGCGTGTACTGA
- the sdhD gene encoding succinate dehydrogenase, hydrophobic membrane anchor protein — MSAGDTPRRSMRTPLGRVRNLGAAHSGTSDFWRQRLTAVAMTLLMIPVIVVVMMLLGSNQAGAKVILGSLPIAVIMLLFIIASAWHMKIGMQVVIEDYVHNEKLKLVSIMLNNFFSIAVALASTYAILKISSGV; from the coding sequence ATGAGCGCCGGCGATACGCCCAGGCGCAGCATGCGCACCCCGCTCGGCCGCGTCCGCAATCTCGGCGCCGCTCATTCCGGCACCTCCGACTTCTGGCGTCAGCGCCTCACCGCCGTCGCCATGACGCTGCTGATGATCCCGGTGATCGTCGTCGTCATGATGCTGCTCGGCAGCAACCAGGCCGGCGCCAAGGTGATCCTCGGCTCGCTGCCGATCGCGGTGATCATGCTGCTCTTCATCATCGCCAGCGCCTGGCACATGAAGATCGGCATGCAGGTCGTGATCGAGGACTACGTCCACAACGAGAAGCTGAAGCTCGTCTCGATCATGCTCAACAACTTCTTCTCGATCGCCGTCGCGCTCGCCTCGACCTACGCGATCCTCAAGATCTCATCCGGAGTGTAA
- the sdhC gene encoding succinate dehydrogenase, cytochrome b556 subunit: MTARIERPLSPHMQVYRWTLTMALSIVHRATGIALYVGTLLLAWWLIAAASNSAGAYANVQAFTGSIIGRLIVFGYTWALMHHMLSGIRHFVWDLGFGFKANEREALTWAALIGGIVLTILIWIIAYAIGGVR; encoded by the coding sequence ATGACCGCACGGATCGAACGACCGCTTTCACCACACATGCAAGTCTACCGCTGGACGTTGACGATGGCGCTGTCCATCGTCCATCGCGCCACCGGTATCGCGCTTTACGTCGGGACCCTGCTGCTGGCCTGGTGGCTGATCGCAGCGGCGTCAAACTCCGCCGGGGCCTATGCCAACGTGCAGGCCTTCACCGGCAGCATCATCGGCCGGCTGATCGTGTTCGGCTACACCTGGGCGCTGATGCACCATATGCTGAGCGGCATCCGGCACTTCGTCTGGGACCTCGGCTTCGGCTTCAAGGCCAACGAGCGCGAGGCGCTGACCTGGGCCGCCCTGATCGGCGGCATCGTGCTGACGATCCTGATCTGGATCATCGCCTACGCGATCGGAGGTGTCCGATGA